A single window of Cololabis saira isolate AMF1-May2022 chromosome 24, fColSai1.1, whole genome shotgun sequence DNA harbors:
- the gart gene encoding trifunctional purine biosynthetic protein adenosine-3: protein MTERVLVVGGGGREHALAWKLAQSPRIQQVLVAPGNAGTANCGKISNSEVSVSNHAILVQFCKDHQVGLVVVGPEAPLAAGIIDDLALAGVPCFGPSAKAAQLEASKSFSKAFMERHGIPTARYGSFTDPQEACSFIRTADFPALVVKASGLAAGKGVIVARDQDEACQAVMDIMKDGAFGAAGETVVVEELLEGEEVSCLCFSDGTSVAPMPPAQDHKRLQDGDLGPNTGGMGAYAPTPQVSPELLQQIRETVLQRTVDGMKEEGTPYVGVLYAGLMLTEQGPKVLEFNCRFGDPECQVLLPLLQSDLYEVMLSTVKGGLASSAPVWRQDSSAVTVVMASAGYPGAYKKGVEIKGLSQVQDSGLQVFHAGTALKDGSLVSSGGRVLTVTAVRSSLETALQAANQGVAAVVFPEAVYRRDIGHRAIGHLSRHRGLTYKDSGVDIAAGNKLVDLIKPLAKSTSRSGCNAELGGFAGLFDVKAAGFVDPILVSGTDGVGTKLKIAQACGQHTGLGQDLVAMCVNDVLAQGAEPLFFLDYFSCGRLDVAVAAAVVGGIAKACEMAGCALLGGETAEMPGVYGPGEYDLAGFCVGAVERAALLPRLDDIAEGDLLIGVASSGVHSNGFSLVRKVLERSGLGYGSPAPCGEPGQTLGEVLLTPTKIYSRLLLPILRSGAVKAYAHITGGGLLENIPRVLPPQLAVDLDASRWSIPAVFSWLHREGGLSEEEMARTFNCGLGAVLVVAPPDAQRVLRQLQAQEEAWIVGSLVHKQPGAEPVLVRNLNHSLTNTGPSSTDESGVEQNGSCQGNNTAPTKRTRVGVLISGTGTNLQALMEQAKRPSSAAEIVVVISNRPGVLGLKRASLAGIQTRVVDHKLYGSRAEFDSTIDHVLEEFGVDLVCLAGFMRILTGSFVKKWNGKLLNIHPSLLPSFKGVNAQKQALQAGVRVTGCTVHFVAEEVDAGAIVVQEAVPVLGGDTEESLSDRIREAEHRAFPAALELVASGAVSLGDAGRITWKS, encoded by the exons ATGACAGAGCGGGTGCTGGTTGTCGGCGGCGGCGGGCGGGAGCACGCGCTGGCCTGGAAGCTGGCTCAGTCGCCACGGATTCAGCAGGTCCTGGTCGCCCCCGGCAATGCAGGGACAGCCAACTGTGGGAAGATCAGTAACTCTG AGGTCTCGGTGAGCAACCACGCCATCCTGGTCCAGTTCTGTAAGGACCACCAGGTggggctggtggtggtgggacCCGAGGCTCCGCTGGCAGCAG GCATCATCGATGACCTGGCGCTGGCCGGGGTGCCGTGTTTCGGGCCTTCGGCCAAAGCAGCTCAGCTGGAGGCCAGTAAGAGTTTCTCCAAGGCCTTCATGGAGCGCCACGGCATCCCCACGGCTCGCTACGGCTCCTTCACCGACCCGCAGGAGGCCTGCAGCTTCATCCGCAC GGCCGACTTCCCAGCTCTGGTGGTGAAGGCCAGCGGCCTGGCGGCCGGGAAGGGAGTGATTGTTGCCCGAGATCAGGATGAGGCGTGTCAGGCCGTGATGGACATCATGAAG GACGGAGCGTTTGGCGCTGCGGGGGAGAcggtggtggtggaggagctTCTGGAGGGAGAGGAGGTGTCG TGTCTGTGCTTCAGCGACGGCACCTCGGTGGCGCCGATGCCTCCAGCCCAGGACCACAAGCGGCTGCAGGACGGAGACCTGGGCCCCAACACCGGCGGCATGGGCGCCTACGCTCCCACCCCTCAG GTGAGcccggagctgctgcagcagatcAGAGAGACGGTGCTGCAGAGGACGGTGGACGGGATGAAGGAGGAGGGAACCCCTTACGTAG GCGTGCTCTACGCAGGGCTGATGCTGACCGAGCAGGGACCCAAGGTGCTGGAGTTCAACTGCCGCTTCGGAGACCCCGAGTGTCAG gtgctgctgccgctgctgcagaGCGACCTGTACGAGGTGATGCTGAGCACGGTGAAGGGCGGCCTGGCCTCCAGCGCCCCCGTGTGGAGGCAGGACAGCTCTGCCGTCACCGTGGTGATGGCCAGCGCCGGCTACCCCGGCGCCTACAAGAAGGGGGTGGAGATCAAAG GCCTGTCCCAGGTGCAGGACTCGGGGCTGCAGGTGTTCCACGCAGGAACAGCTCTGAAGGACGGCAGCTTGGTCTCCAGCGGCGGCCGCGTCCTCACCGTGACGGCGGTGCGCTCGTCACTGGAGACGGCGCTGCAGGCGGCCAACCAGGGGGTGGCGGCCGTCGTCTTCCCGGAGGCCGTGTATCGCCGCGACATCGGCCACCGAGCCATCGGCCACCTGAGCCGACACAG AGGTCTGACCTACAAGGACAGCGGCGTGGACATTGCTGCCGGGAACAAGCTGGTGGATCTGATCAAGCCTCTGGCCAAGTCCACCTCCCGCTCCG GATGTAATGCAGAACTGGGAGGATTCGCTGGACTGTTTGACGTGAAGGCGGCGGGGTTCGTGGACCCGATCCTGGTGTCGGGGACGGACGGAGTCGGGACCAAGCTGAAG ATCGCCCAGGCGTGCGGGCAGCACACGGGCCTGGGCCAGGACCTGGTGGCCATGTGTGTGAACGACGTGCTGGCTCAGGGCGCCGAGCCGCTCTTCTTCCTCGACTACTTCTCCTGCGGCCGGCTGGACGTGGCCGTGGCGGCCGCGGTGGTCGGCGGCATCGCCAAGGCCTGCGAGATGGCCGGCTGCGCTCTGCTGG GTGGCGAGACGGCAGAAATGCCGGGGGTCTACGGTCCCGGGGAGTACGACCTGGCCGGGTTCTGCGTGGGCGCCGTGGAGCGGGCGGCCCTGCTGCCGCGCCTGGACGACATCGCAGAGGGAGACCTGCTGATCGGAGTGGCCTCCTCCGGCGTTCACAGCAACGGCTTCAGCCTGGTCCGGAAGGTGCTGGAGCGCTCCGGCCTCGGCTACGGCTCCCCGGCGCCCTGCGGAGAACCGGGACAGACGCTCG GGGAGGTGTTGCTGACTCCTACAAAGATCTACAGTCGTCTCCTGCTGCCGATCCTGCGCAGCGGTGCTGTCAAGGCCTACGCTCACATCACGGGTGGGGGGCTCCTGGAGAACATCCCCCGGGTGCTGCCGCCGCAGCTGGCCGTGGATTTAG ATGCTTCCCGCTGGAGCATCCCTGCCGTGTTCTCCTGGCTCCACAGGGAGGGGGGTCTGAGTGAGGAGGAGATGGCCCGCACCTTCAACTGTGGCCTGGGAGCAGTGCTGGTGGTGGCCCCCCCGGACGCTCAGAGGGTCCTGAGACAGCTGCAGGCCCAGGAAGAGGCCTGGATCGTGGGTTCCCTGGTGCACAAGCAGCCTG GAGCAGAACCTGTGTTGGTGCGCAATCTAAACCACAGCCTGACCAACACGGGACCGTCCTCCACCGACGAGTCCGGGGTTGAGCAGAATGGCAGTTGCCAAGGCAACAACACGGCACCAACCAAGAGGACAAGAGTAGGAGTCCTCATTTCTGGCACAG GCACCAACCTGCAGGCCCTCATGGAGCAGGCCAAGCGTCCCTCCAGCGCCGCAGAGATCGTGGTGGTCATCTCCAACAGACCCGGGGTTCTCGGCCTCAAGAGAGCGTCGCTGGCAGGAATCCAGACTCGG GTGGTGGACCACAAGCTGTACGGCAGCCGTGCAGAGTTCGACTCCACCATTGACCACGTGCTGGAGGAGTTTGGAGTGGACCTGGTCTGCCTGGCTGGATTCATGAGGATCCTCACGGGATCGTTTGTCAAGAAATGGAATG GTAAACTACTGAACATCCACCCGTCACTGCTGCCGTCGTTCAAGGGGGTCAACGCCCAGAAGCAGGCGCTGCAGGCGGGCGTGAGGGTCACGGGCTGCACCGTCCACTTCGTAGCC GAGGAGGTGGATGCAGGAGCCATCGTTGTCCAAGAGGCCGTGCCTGTGCTGGGCGGAGACACAGAGGAGAGTCTGTCAGACAGAATCCGGGAGGCCGAACACCGAGCCTTCCCCGCTGCTCTGGAGCTGGTGGCCAGTGGAGCCGTGAGCCTGGGGGACGCTGGACGCATCACCTGGAAGTCCTAG
- the LOC133424957 gene encoding uncharacterized protein LOC133424957 gives MEPESARPQEEEDGAGSAAMLWSVQEAVEKQTLQIGASACGATAVVDALRGLGLAAAPEDADRCVQTRLRRNEAPLPEYLLSRSSAGATHAQLIRGAQEASDQKVIGRFFHLHPRRRVRLVPWLARWIGKGAVPVATMNMQLAVPEGEEVPDAWHHQLIFGVAPNTVFMTNPLEVVREREVHQRLCSESVLLIRREDVLQRLTPGCSLSELSGSQFDQRWQDLDVEGQVRRMVLEEEHEQDRPKMTHVVIPAAYLSGITVFALRESELGQELLNAPELALL, from the exons ATGGAGCCGGAGTCTGCTCGGccccaggaggaggaggacggagCGGGCTCCGCGGCCATGCTGTGGTCCGTCCAGGAGGCCGTGGAGAAGCAGACGCTGCAGATCGGCGCGTCCGCCTGCGGCGCCACGGCCGTGGTGGACGCGCTGCGCGGCCTCGGCCTCGCCGCGGCCCCGGAGGACGCGGACCGCTGCGTGCAGACCCGGCTGAGGAGGAACGAGGCTCCGCTGCCGGAATACCTGCTGTCCCGCAGCAGCGCAG GTGCGACTCACGCTCAGCTCATCCGAGGAGCTCAGGAGGCCAGTGACCAGAAGGTGATTGGTCGATTCTTCCACCTTCACCCTCGCCGCCGGGTCAGACTGGTCCCCTGGCTCGCACGCTGGATTGGGAAAGGTGCCGTCCCCGTGGCGACCATGAACATGCAGCTGGCTGTGCCAGAGGGCGAGGAGGTGCCCGACGCCTGGCACCATCAGCTCATTTTCGGAGTTGCCCCTAACACTGTTTTTATGACCAATCCGTTAGAAGTAG tTCGTGAGAGGGAGGTGCACCAGCGGCTCTGCAGTGAATCGGTGCTGCTGATTCGCCGGGAGGACGTGCTGCAGCGACTGACGCCCGGCTGCTCGTTGTCTGAACTCTCGGGGAGCCAGTTTGACCAGCGGTGGCAGGACCTGGATGTGGAGG GTCAGGTGAGGAGGATGGTCCTGGAAGAAGAGCATGAACAAGACAGACCCAAGATGACGCACGTGGTGATCCCTGCAGCTTACCTTTCAGGCATCACCGTCTTTGCCCTGCGAGAGTCGGAGCTGGGACAAGAACTACTCAATGCTCCTGAGCTTGCTTTGTTATGA